Proteins co-encoded in one Methanothermobacter sp. genomic window:
- a CDS encoding DUF2098 domain-containing protein codes for MEIVDGRGKTITVGSIVRYTGTGTTGEVSGLKVEDNQGWARLADSDLWYNTEYLEVVDKAEFERKESEKREKIEKHLKKLKKMREDLEEVDMGSEVCDGGG; via the coding sequence TTGGAGATAGTTGATGGGAGAGGAAAAACGATAACTGTAGGCTCTATTGTGAGATATACCGGTACCGGTACTACTGGGGAGGTTTCAGGGCTTAAAGTAGAGGATAATCAAGGATGGGCTAGGCTCGCCGACTCAGACCTATGGTATAATACTGAGTATCTTGAAGTGGTGGACAAAGCAGAGTTTGAAAGAAAAGAATCTGAAAAGAGGGAAAAGATAGAGAAGCATCTTAAGAAGCTTAAAAAGATGCGAGAGGATCTTGAAGAGGTTGACATGGGCTCAGAGGTCTGTGATGGTGGAGGTTAA
- a CDS encoding CBS domain-containing protein: MKTSIKIFKIFGIPIELDFSFLILIISIYFLAFLNLISLELAVLITLVFVTVVIHELAHSYVARHFGVKIEKILLLPIGGIAKMEEIPRVPRQELLISIAGPLTNLIIAFTLYGIGSTRIFPQAITEFMANFILVNVVLAFFNLIPAFPMDGGRILRALLAEKMSYLRSTEVAANLGKFLAVLMAMAGIFFNLFLILIALFIYIGAEQEYRLVFISSLLEGVKVGDVMTPEPITLKPSSTVEEALKTVFKYKHMGYPVTENGKLKGIVTFHDLSNAEKDTPIQEVMTRDVITVDINDDAMTALEKLTSHDLGRLPVLKDNKLVGIISKTDLIRTLDIMRRTKS; the protein is encoded by the coding sequence ATGAAAACATCCATAAAAATATTCAAGATTTTCGGTATACCCATAGAATTAGATTTTTCATTCCTAATATTGATAATCTCCATATACTTCTTGGCATTTTTAAATTTAATTTCATTAGAGCTTGCTGTGCTTATAACATTGGTCTTTGTGACAGTTGTCATCCATGAATTGGCACATTCATATGTAGCACGCCATTTCGGAGTGAAAATAGAGAAAATACTCCTACTCCCCATAGGTGGTATTGCCAAGATGGAGGAAATACCTCGCGTACCCCGCCAAGAACTTTTAATATCCATCGCAGGACCCCTAACAAACTTGATAATAGCATTCACCCTCTATGGCATAGGATCCACAAGAATATTCCCACAGGCAATAACAGAATTTATGGCCAATTTCATACTAGTAAATGTAGTGCTAGCATTCTTTAACTTGATACCAGCATTTCCAATGGATGGTGGCAGAATATTAAGAGCGTTATTAGCAGAGAAGATGAGCTATCTACGTTCAACAGAAGTCGCCGCGAACCTTGGGAAGTTTCTCGCCGTGCTCATGGCAATGGCTGGAATATTCTTCAACCTATTCCTCATATTAATAGCCCTTTTCATTTATATCGGCGCTGAACAAGAATACAGGCTAGTATTCATATCATCATTACTTGAAGGGGTTAAAGTAGGTGATGTAATGACACCAGAGCCTATCACGCTTAAACCTTCCTCAACAGTTGAAGAAGCCCTTAAAACAGTATTCAAATACAAGCACATGGGATACCCTGTAACAGAGAATGGCAAACTTAAAGGTATAGTAACATTCCATGACCTATCAAACGCCGAAAAAGATACCCCCATTCAAGAAGTGATGACAAGGGATGTTATCACAGTAGATATCAATGATGATGCCATGACAGCCTTGGAAAAGTTAACCAGCCACGACCTTGGAAGATTACCAGTCCTCAAAGACAACAAACTCGTCGGGATAATATCAAAAACAGACCTCATAAGAACCCTTGACATCATGAGAAGAACAAAGAGCTGA
- the moaC gene encoding cyclic pyranopterin monophosphate synthase MoaC — MKLTHTHEESIHMVDVTSKPITRRTATAEGEIRLKEDTIKLIKEKRIEKGNVLATAQIAAINAIKNTWNIIPLCHPLPITSTKLKFKILDDKITVKVTVKCNGKTGVEMEALTGVSVALLTIWDMVKSLEKDEKGQYPHTRISNIKVVEKKKSEQK; from the coding sequence ATGAAATTAACCCATACGCATGAAGAATCCATCCACATGGTTGACGTGACCTCCAAACCCATAACCAGAAGAACAGCCACTGCAGAAGGAGAAATACGCCTCAAAGAAGACACGATAAAATTAATCAAAGAAAAGAGGATAGAAAAGGGTAACGTGCTCGCAACAGCCCAGATAGCTGCTATAAACGCCATCAAAAACACATGGAACATAATACCATTATGTCATCCACTACCCATAACAAGCACAAAATTGAAATTCAAAATCCTAGACGACAAAATAACCGTGAAGGTAACAGTAAAATGCAACGGCAAAACCGGAGTGGAAATGGAAGCCCTCACAGGAGTGAGCGTAGCACTTCTAACAATATGGGATATGGTAAAAAGCCTCGAAAAAGACGAAAAAGGTCAATACCCACATACAAGGATATCAAATATAAAAGTAGTGGAAAAAAAGAAAAGTGAACAAAAATGA
- the deoC gene encoding deoxyribose-phosphate aldolase yields MEKESFARLIDHTNVKADAKTDDIIRLCKEAAHYRFGCVMVTPTNVRLASKILNGTPVKVGSVIGFPTGSTTPRVKAFEAKEAIKDGASELDMVINIGALKSGELDLVTEDIKGVVEVAEDNIVKVIIETAYLTEKEKILACKISKKAGADYVKTSTSYCNLKGATLEDVKLMRSVVGKSMGVKASGGIRDLKTALAMIEAGADRIGTSSGVQIIKEWESLTKLPDKRIL; encoded by the coding sequence ATGGAAAAAGAAAGTTTTGCACGTCTCATAGATCATACAAATGTAAAAGCTGATGCAAAAACAGATGACATAATAAGATTATGTAAGGAGGCTGCCCATTACCGGTTTGGCTGTGTAATGGTAACCCCAACTAATGTCAGATTAGCATCCAAAATACTCAATGGCACACCAGTAAAAGTAGGTTCTGTTATAGGATTCCCAACAGGCAGCACCACCCCAAGAGTAAAAGCCTTTGAAGCCAAAGAGGCTATAAAAGATGGGGCCAGTGAATTGGACATGGTTATAAATATAGGGGCGCTAAAATCCGGAGAACTAGACCTTGTCACCGAGGATATAAAAGGAGTGGTTGAAGTCGCCGAAGACAATATAGTCAAGGTCATAATAGAAACAGCATATCTAACAGAAAAAGAAAAAATACTAGCTTGCAAAATAAGTAAAAAAGCCGGTGCGGATTATGTTAAAACATCAACTTCTTATTGCAACCTTAAAGGAGCCACTTTAGAAGATGTGAAGCTGATGAGATCTGTGGTAGGGAAAAGTATGGGCGTTAAAGCCTCTGGTGGTATAAGAGATCTTAAAACCGCACTTGCCATGATAGAGGCTGGAGCTGATCGAATAGGAACCTCAAGTGGCGTTCAAATAATCAAAGAATGGGAAAGTTTAACTAAACTTCCCGATAAAAGGATCCTGTAG
- a CDS encoding DEAD/DEAH box helicase produces the protein MNTKKAIMEIIKDCYPSIEKLNPAQKAAIKQGYLENQHNYILAIPTASGKTLLGLMAAIKTILEGGKVIYTVPLISIQNEKIKEFKKLEKHGITVGKDPRSSDLAVMVFESFDILTRFSWNTINEIDLLIIDEFHMIGEYTRGPTIECAITRLMSLNPRIRIIALSATLSNLEEIAAWLNAKVIQHDYRPVPLYKEVLTLDMLNAREKNEAIVKILQEAIKDENQILVFVSTRRFTEALATFVSQKIQKSIPKEAKEIFNEVADKILEIPKKSGSPPTFTCLKLANCIKEGVAFHHAGLFTKQREIIEDEFRNGNLYMITATPSLMYGVNLPSQTVIIRDYTRWTRQGPKWIPVFDYEQMSGRAGRPQYDQVGYSYLIAKNPEEAYQLEEYYIHGEIEPTNSKLIENKDAVYHQIIGQVAAGLSDNPSDLIQFFKQTFYGHQLTKNPNMSIFADSLEHEINSSIKFLIKNEIIKPTPSGLRATPFGLLIANSNYSVETSIKLRHLATEMDEIDTYKLIYEICKTPDMPIISFKTSKGKDSVREKLQEHGIFVMDVGNIEATAASLIEWINERSEYEIENLFNVYAASTRRAAYEASQLIKFFKEICEVTGVYDHSHALDILMARLYYGVKEDIIPLVVGVKRLGRIRARRLVKTFGYNLENVSEDELQKIDGIGPRMAAAVKKYAKR, from the coding sequence ATGAACACCAAAAAGGCCATTATGGAAATAATAAAAGACTGTTACCCATCCATAGAAAAACTAAACCCTGCACAAAAGGCAGCAATCAAACAAGGCTACCTCGAAAACCAACACAATTATATACTAGCAATACCAACAGCAAGCGGAAAAACACTACTAGGCCTCATGGCCGCTATAAAAACAATACTAGAAGGTGGAAAAGTCATCTACACGGTCCCACTCATATCCATCCAAAACGAGAAAATTAAAGAATTCAAAAAACTTGAAAAGCACGGCATCACCGTGGGTAAAGACCCGAGATCTTCAGACCTTGCAGTCATGGTGTTTGAATCATTCGACATACTAACACGCTTCTCATGGAACACGATAAACGAGATAGACCTACTAATAATAGACGAATTCCATATGATAGGAGAATATACACGAGGACCCACAATAGAATGTGCAATCACCCGGCTAATGTCCTTAAATCCTAGAATAAGGATAATAGCACTCTCAGCAACCCTCAGCAACCTCGAGGAGATAGCAGCATGGTTAAATGCGAAGGTGATACAACATGATTATCGCCCAGTCCCACTCTACAAGGAAGTCCTAACTCTCGACATGTTAAATGCCCGAGAAAAAAACGAAGCCATAGTTAAGATATTACAAGAAGCAATCAAAGACGAAAACCAAATCCTCGTATTCGTATCAACAAGAAGATTCACAGAAGCCCTAGCAACATTCGTATCCCAAAAAATACAAAAAAGCATCCCCAAAGAGGCCAAAGAAATATTTAACGAAGTCGCTGATAAAATACTTGAAATCCCAAAAAAAAGCGGATCACCACCAACATTCACCTGCCTCAAACTCGCAAATTGCATAAAGGAAGGTGTCGCATTCCACCACGCAGGCTTATTCACCAAACAAAGAGAGATAATAGAAGATGAATTCAGAAACGGCAACCTATACATGATCACAGCAACGCCTAGTCTAATGTACGGTGTTAACCTACCATCCCAGACCGTCATCATAAGGGACTACACAAGATGGACCCGACAAGGACCCAAATGGATACCAGTATTTGATTATGAACAAATGTCAGGGAGAGCCGGCAGACCACAATACGACCAAGTAGGATACTCATATCTCATAGCAAAAAACCCAGAAGAAGCATACCAACTAGAAGAATACTACATACATGGTGAAATAGAACCCACCAACTCAAAACTCATAGAAAACAAGGATGCAGTCTACCACCAGATAATAGGACAAGTAGCAGCAGGATTATCAGACAACCCCAGCGATCTGATCCAATTCTTTAAACAAACATTCTATGGCCACCAGCTTACCAAAAATCCCAACATGAGCATCTTTGCTGATAGTCTTGAACATGAAATAAACTCTTCAATAAAATTCCTCATCAAAAACGAGATAATAAAACCAACCCCTTCAGGTTTAAGGGCCACGCCATTCGGACTCCTCATAGCCAATTCCAATTATAGTGTTGAAACAAGTATAAAACTCCGCCACCTCGCAACTGAAATGGACGAAATCGACACATACAAACTAATCTATGAAATATGCAAAACCCCTGACATGCCAATCATATCATTCAAAACCAGTAAAGGCAAGGATAGTGTCCGCGAAAAACTCCAAGAACATGGTATATTCGTCATGGATGTGGGCAACATTGAGGCCACCGCAGCATCCCTAATAGAATGGATAAACGAAAGAAGCGAATATGAGATCGAAAACCTCTTTAATGTATATGCTGCTTCAACCCGTAGAGCAGCATATGAAGCATCCCAACTCATAAAATTCTTCAAGGAAATATGTGAAGTCACAGGAGTATATGACCATTCACATGCACTTGACATATTAATGGCACGCTTATATTATGGCGTTAAAGAGGATATAATACCACTCGTTGTAGGGGTGAAAAGACTAGGCCGTATAAGAGCCCGCAGACTTGTGAAAACATTTGGATATAACCTAGAGAACGTGAGTGAAGATGAACTGCAGAAAATTGATGGAATTGGCCCCAGAATGGCAGCTGCTGTTAAAAAATATGCAAAAAGATAA
- a CDS encoding glycosyltransferase, producing MKKVIMIGKFPPHLGGVASHTYNLAKQLKEKGYHINVLTYPHEKIEDKNNIKVSSAPTINIKGLRGLIFTLTATQKLIKIIRKENIDIIHAHYIIPPGLIALIGSIITKKPYYVTVHGSDALILSSKSILRPIIKLILKKASKVLVISKKLAEKVMELGIPQKKIIVTYNMVDTKIFNPQIKTSFREEIGTKKPIILFVGNLVPQKGVEYLLKAKKLLKRDSKLVIVGGGPLLEKLKNIVEKENIKDVIFTGPRTDINNIMAAADIIVLPSVSEGIPIVLLEAMAMAKPIIATKVGGIPEIVDESVGILIEPKNPKELADAIDKLLSDEKGRKRLGKNGLKKAAKFSTIKTPY from the coding sequence TTGAAAAAGGTCATCATGATAGGTAAATTCCCACCACACCTCGGAGGAGTAGCATCACACACCTACAACCTAGCAAAACAACTAAAAGAAAAAGGATACCACATAAACGTCCTAACATACCCACATGAAAAAATAGAGGACAAAAACAATATAAAAGTCTCATCCGCCCCAACAATAAACATAAAAGGCCTAAGAGGGCTAATATTCACACTCACAGCCACACAGAAACTAATCAAAATAATCAGAAAAGAAAACATCGACATTATACACGCCCACTATATAATCCCCCCAGGCCTCATAGCACTAATAGGATCCATCATAACAAAAAAACCATACTACGTAACCGTACATGGATCAGACGCCCTCATATTATCCTCCAAAAGCATACTAAGACCAATCATCAAACTAATACTCAAAAAAGCCTCAAAGGTCCTTGTTATAAGCAAAAAATTAGCTGAAAAAGTCATGGAACTAGGAATACCCCAAAAGAAGATAATCGTCACTTATAACATGGTAGATACAAAGATATTCAACCCTCAAATTAAAACCTCATTCAGAGAAGAAATAGGGACAAAAAAACCAATCATACTATTCGTAGGTAATCTAGTGCCACAAAAAGGTGTTGAATACCTACTAAAAGCAAAAAAACTCCTAAAAAGAGACTCAAAGTTAGTGATAGTAGGTGGAGGACCCCTGTTAGAAAAACTAAAAAATATAGTCGAAAAAGAGAACATCAAAGATGTTATATTCACAGGACCCAGAACAGATATAAATAACATAATGGCCGCCGCAGACATAATAGTCCTACCATCAGTCTCTGAAGGAATCCCCATAGTATTATTAGAAGCCATGGCAATGGCCAAACCAATAATAGCCACAAAAGTTGGAGGCATACCCGAAATAGTGGACGAAAGTGTGGGGATCCTCATAGAACCCAAAAACCCCAAAGAACTAGCAGATGCAATAGACAAACTACTTTCAGATGAAAAAGGGAGAAAACGCCTAGGAAAAAATGGATTAAAAAAGGCTGCTAAATTTTCAACCATAAAAACCCCATACTAG
- the cbiD gene encoding cobalt-precorrin-5B (C(1))-methyltransferase CbiD, with amino-acid sequence MNKKSQNFSITTGTAATAAAVASILHLKGENNIKKVTVDAPYGKLKVDIKSVEKLSENKARASVIKKPYNDPDVTVNIDIIATVQLNNSSKITIKGGEGVGKVTKPGLPVPPGEPAINPTPKKMIKENIKKYLSPGEGATVKISVPKGKKIAKKTMNPRLGIEEGISILGTTGIARPMSSKAYKKSLACQINIAASRGWKEIVFVPGNIGEKIAKKYFKNIEEDRIIQMGNFPGYMLKIAAKKRFKKIILLGHAGKLIKISAGIFNTKNSVADGRREIITAHAALNGAPRRLLVKIFNKRTVERMITELDEAGLTQPVFDSIASSIRKKCKENYPMDFDVLIFNLKGRILNTNFKTKPNHTFN; translated from the coding sequence ATGAATAAAAAGAGCCAAAATTTCAGTATAACAACAGGCACTGCCGCCACAGCAGCGGCAGTTGCTTCTATTTTACATTTAAAAGGCGAAAACAATATCAAAAAGGTTACTGTAGACGCTCCCTACGGCAAATTAAAAGTAGACATTAAAAGCGTGGAAAAACTTTCAGAGAATAAAGCAAGAGCATCAGTCATAAAAAAACCATACAATGACCCTGATGTAACAGTGAACATAGATATAATCGCAACAGTCCAATTAAATAACTCCTCAAAGATTACCATCAAAGGGGGTGAGGGCGTAGGTAAAGTGACAAAACCAGGACTCCCAGTCCCCCCTGGAGAACCTGCAATTAACCCCACCCCAAAAAAGATGATAAAAGAAAATATAAAAAAATACTTATCCCCAGGAGAAGGGGCTACCGTAAAAATATCAGTACCAAAGGGAAAGAAAATCGCTAAAAAAACAATGAATCCCAGATTAGGAATAGAAGAGGGCATATCAATACTTGGAACAACAGGTATCGCACGTCCAATGTCCTCAAAAGCATATAAAAAGTCATTAGCATGCCAAATAAACATAGCAGCCTCTAGAGGATGGAAGGAAATAGTATTCGTACCAGGTAACATAGGAGAAAAAATAGCTAAAAAATACTTCAAAAACATTGAAGAAGACAGAATAATACAAATGGGCAACTTCCCAGGATACATGCTAAAAATAGCCGCTAAAAAACGCTTTAAAAAGATCATACTCCTAGGCCATGCAGGTAAACTCATAAAAATAAGCGCCGGGATATTCAACACAAAAAACAGTGTGGCGGATGGAAGACGTGAAATAATAACAGCCCATGCAGCACTAAACGGCGCCCCAAGACGCCTTTTAGTCAAAATTTTCAATAAAAGGACAGTAGAAAGAATGATAACCGAATTAGACGAAGCAGGACTAACACAACCAGTATTCGATAGCATAGCATCATCAATACGAAAAAAATGCAAAGAAAACTACCCTATGGATTTCGATGTGCTAATCTTCAACCTAAAGGGCAGAATACTCAACACCAATTTTAAAACAAAACCAAATCACACCTTCAACTAG
- a CDS encoding DUF2115 domain-containing protein yields the protein MLEKTSIPKKLTKRDLLKILKKEASKISIKDIMDATIYLREETKYMSAREREEFIKRFTKAFFNRMRDVKNEKDKKEYNRPVNTKRLIEFIEFLDEQLKNAKDKPEKCFQKIARIISVYATFIREEPIHPVGTRFPGGLMVKKRKNVYYCPVKEKQMDTPGALCRFCVSVQDPEVI from the coding sequence ATGCTTGAAAAGACCAGCATCCCCAAAAAGTTGACCAAAAGAGATCTTTTAAAGATTCTTAAAAAGGAAGCTTCAAAGATTTCAATAAAAGATATAATGGATGCGACAATCTACCTAAGGGAAGAAACTAAGTATATGTCAGCCCGGGAGCGGGAAGAGTTTATTAAAAGATTTACAAAGGCCTTTTTCAATAGGATGAGAGATGTGAAAAATGAAAAGGATAAAAAAGAATATAACAGACCAGTAAATACTAAAAGATTAATTGAATTTATAGAATTTCTTGATGAGCAACTCAAGAATGCCAAGGATAAGCCTGAGAAGTGTTTCCAGAAAATTGCAAGGATAATAAGTGTATATGCAACATTCATAAGAGAAGAACCGATACACCCTGTTGGGACCCGGTTTCCAGGTGGATTAATGGTGAAAAAAAGAAAAAATGTTTATTATTGTCCTGTTAAAGAAAAGCAAATGGACACTCCAGGTGCTCTTTGCAGGTTCTGCGTCAGCGTACAAGACCCTGAGGTTATATGA
- a CDS encoding cyclophilin-like fold protein: protein MRIKIEVEGKGHAIGELDDRNPKTARIIYDNLPLEGRALIWLEEVYFDIPLTIEYENPSKTATMGDISYWPPGYAFCIFFGSSQPYSEVNHIGKIIENLEIFQEVEEGDRIIIDRVE, encoded by the coding sequence ATGAGGATCAAGATAGAAGTCGAAGGGAAAGGTCATGCGATTGGAGAATTGGATGATAGAAACCCTAAAACGGCCCGGATTATCTATGATAATCTGCCATTGGAGGGCAGAGCCCTCATATGGCTTGAAGAGGTCTACTTTGACATACCATTGACCATAGAATATGAGAATCCGTCCAAAACAGCTACTATGGGTGATATATCTTATTGGCCTCCAGGTTATGCCTTCTGTATTTTTTTCGGGTCAAGTCAACCTTATTCTGAGGTTAACCATATAGGTAAGATCATAGAAAACCTTGAAATCTTCCAAGAAGTGGAGGAAGGTGACAGGATAATCATAGATAGGGTTGAGTGA
- a CDS encoding tRNA uridine(34) 5-carboxymethylaminomethyl modification radical SAM/GNAT enzyme Elp3, with protein MESACRLIIEEIVKGRVKTREELENLKRRVCKDFKLKKFIGNSTILKHATKKERKIIEELLRKKPTRTISGVAIVAVMCQPHPCPHGRCLYCPESEKAPPSYTGEEPAALRARMYNFHPYHQVYNRLKQLHSIGHPTDKVELIIMGGTFPSQTLCYQEWFITQCLKAMIDFGAKIKNLKIKLPKYNDHIPLKEVQSANEKAPIRCVGLTFETRPDYCKEEDVDRMLSFGVTRVELGVQTIYNHIYQRIKRGHNIQDVIESNRILRDSGIKVAMHLMPGLFADFEKDLRIFKRLFSDPSFKPDMIKIYPCLVTKNSQLYQLWKKGEYKPYNTEEAAELIVQIKKMLPKWVRTMRIQRDIPSHLIVDGVKKSNLGEIVYKKLKEEGIQCQCIRCREIGHRLSEGANINPDNIKPLKEVYKATGGKEFFLSYEDPENNILIGFLRLRLPSKKAHRKEINEKTALVRELHVYGPMLPLGEPGEGIGQHSGYGEKLLSWAEELALKNNKEKILITSGIGVRNYYRRLGYGKEGPYMAKMLK; from the coding sequence ATGGAAAGCGCCTGTCGCTTAATAATAGAAGAAATAGTCAAAGGAAGGGTAAAGACAAGAGAAGAACTCGAAAATTTGAAACGCAGAGTTTGTAAGGATTTCAAACTTAAAAAATTCATAGGCAACTCCACAATACTAAAACATGCCACAAAAAAAGAAAGAAAAATCATAGAAGAACTTTTAAGAAAAAAACCTACAAGGACAATCTCTGGGGTTGCGATAGTAGCCGTAATGTGCCAACCTCATCCATGCCCCCATGGAAGGTGCTTATATTGTCCGGAAAGCGAAAAAGCACCCCCAAGTTACACAGGAGAAGAACCAGCAGCACTCAGAGCAAGAATGTACAATTTCCATCCATATCACCAAGTATACAATAGACTAAAGCAACTCCACAGCATAGGACACCCCACAGATAAAGTAGAACTGATCATAATGGGGGGCACATTCCCATCCCAGACACTATGCTACCAGGAATGGTTCATAACACAATGCCTAAAGGCAATGATAGACTTCGGAGCCAAGATCAAAAACCTCAAAATAAAACTACCAAAATATAACGATCACATACCCCTAAAAGAGGTCCAATCAGCCAACGAAAAAGCACCAATAAGATGCGTCGGCCTAACATTCGAAACAAGACCCGACTACTGCAAAGAAGAAGACGTAGATAGGATGCTATCATTTGGAGTCACAAGAGTAGAACTCGGAGTCCAAACAATATACAACCACATATACCAGAGAATAAAAAGAGGCCATAACATCCAGGATGTTATAGAATCTAACAGAATCTTGAGAGATTCAGGGATCAAAGTCGCAATGCATCTCATGCCAGGCTTATTCGCAGACTTCGAAAAGGATCTTAGAATCTTCAAAAGACTGTTCTCAGACCCATCCTTCAAACCCGACATGATAAAAATATACCCATGCCTAGTTACAAAGAACAGCCAACTATATCAGTTATGGAAAAAAGGAGAATACAAACCATATAATACAGAAGAAGCGGCTGAATTAATCGTCCAAATAAAGAAAATGCTACCAAAATGGGTTCGTACAATGAGAATACAACGTGATATACCATCACACCTAATCGTTGATGGGGTTAAAAAATCAAACCTTGGAGAAATAGTCTACAAGAAACTCAAAGAAGAAGGCATACAATGCCAATGCATAAGATGCAGAGAAATAGGACACAGACTATCAGAGGGTGCCAATATAAACCCAGACAACATAAAACCCCTAAAAGAAGTCTACAAAGCAACAGGTGGAAAAGAATTCTTCCTATCCTACGAAGACCCTGAAAATAATATTCTCATCGGATTCCTCAGACTAAGACTACCATCCAAGAAAGCCCACCGAAAAGAAATTAACGAAAAAACGGCCCTAGTAAGAGAATTACATGTCTACGGGCCCATGCTCCCCCTTGGCGAACCGGGAGAGGGCATTGGACAACATTCAGGATATGGAGAGAAACTATTATCCTGGGCAGAAGAATTAGCCCTCAAAAACAACAAAGAAAAAATATTAATCACAAGCGGAATAGGGGTAAGAAATTATTACAGAAGGCTTGGGTACGGAAAAGAGGGCCCATACATGGCAAAAATGTTAAAATGA
- a CDS encoding DUF308 domain-containing protein: MNGTRSLGLVTLILGVLILIFPLASIFTLSVLSGVAILFIGLWLFILGARTWSISKGPGILYLILGIFGIILAIAIIGNITLFSVLTAFWIYLVGIILIIAGIASLFAREEKSTRIASLAVCIIGVIYLVVGTFARDPIFLAWLIGLALVIDGIGLLI, encoded by the coding sequence ATTAATGGAACTAGATCACTTGGACTTGTAACATTAATCCTAGGAGTGCTGATATTGATTTTCCCATTGGCATCCATATTTACACTCAGCGTTCTTAGCGGAGTCGCCATCCTATTTATAGGATTATGGTTGTTCATTCTAGGGGCAAGAACATGGTCAATCAGCAAGGGACCTGGTATACTCTACCTGATACTGGGTATATTTGGCATAATCCTGGCAATTGCCATTATAGGTAACATCACATTATTCAGTGTTTTAACGGCATTCTGGATTTACCTTGTTGGTATAATCCTGATAATAGCAGGTATAGCAAGTTTATTTGCTAGGGAGGAGAAGTCAACTAGAATAGCCAGCTTAGCAGTGTGTATAATAGGGGTCATATATCTGGTAGTGGGGACATTCGCAAGGGATCCTATCTTCCTTGCTTGGTTAATCGGCTTAGCACTTGTCATTGATGGGATAGGGCTTCTCATATAA
- a CDS encoding DUF2115 family protein gives MELAPEWQLLLKNMQKDKLTKSQLFRLLKTIAKDIGIDEVIEFCSSIRQECRYVNKPLRERYIKLYTQSFMDPLMDLKSKSFHSEEKIDLAKFIYCVRRLFEMQASKILIISVLYFTFVKEEPFHPIGTPFPGGFIVRKKKGVFYCPVKEKQEDNKNATCDMCVAFQDPKVALNA, from the coding sequence ATGGAATTGGCCCCAGAATGGCAGCTGCTGTTAAAAAATATGCAAAAAGATAAATTAACAAAATCACAGCTTTTTAGACTTCTCAAGACAATAGCAAAGGATATTGGTATAGATGAAGTGATAGAATTCTGTAGTTCTATAAGGCAAGAATGTCGTTATGTTAACAAGCCTCTAAGAGAAAGGTATATAAAATTGTATACGCAAAGTTTCATGGACCCCCTCATGGATCTTAAAAGTAAAAGTTTCCATAGTGAAGAGAAAATTGATCTTGCAAAATTTATATACTGCGTCCGTCGTTTATTTGAGATGCAAGCATCAAAAATTCTTATAATATCTGTACTCTATTTTACTTTTGTAAAAGAGGAGCCTTTTCATCCTATAGGGACGCCATTTCCTGGAGGTTTTATTGTAAGGAAAAAGAAGGGCGTTTTTTACTGTCCAGTCAAAGAAAAACAAGAAGACAACAAGAATGCAACATGTGACATGTGCGTAGCATTCCAAGACCCCAAGGTGGCTTTAAATGCTTGA
- a CDS encoding PRC-barrel domain-containing protein: MLVSELLGKKVLDKNALEVGKVSDMEIDLKKGMINSVIISKGELSLRPQTFIVNIDEIQKVGDYVIMDIAVEEVSETPKEEPTKLSPEKE; encoded by the coding sequence ATGTTGGTCTCTGAACTTTTAGGTAAAAAGGTTCTTGATAAAAACGCCCTAGAAGTGGGTAAGGTATCTGATATGGAGATAGACCTTAAGAAGGGGATGATAAATTCTGTGATCATATCGAAAGGAGAGTTATCCCTCAGGCCACAGACATTCATCGTAAATATCGACGAAATACAGAAAGTGGGTGATTATGTTATAATGGATATAGCCGTTGAGGAGGTTTCAGAGACTCCTAAGGAGGAACCGACTAAACTTTCACCTGAAAAGGAATAA